One Paraburkholderia kururiensis DNA window includes the following coding sequences:
- a CDS encoding mannose-1-phosphate guanylyltransferase/mannose-6-phosphate isomerase, which produces MSTELAPHAAHQNSIASHAALVVQPVILAGGAGTRLWPLSREQYPKQLIELLGEESLLAATARRLDGLETSWTVSDELLLVCGESHRHISASQLDDCGKCARIVLEPCARNTAPALTAAALVASAKGEDAILVVMPADHAVPNAAAFQEAVSRAAHYAANGAVATIGVLPRHAEPGYGYIRVGMSIGADGGYTIERFVEKPHRELAEQYVRSGEYWWNSGIFVVRASVWLEAIETLCPDIHAACVAAHRNATSNGRFVQLHPEDFARCRNDSIDYSVMERLAECGNLPGVVVPMDAPWSDVGSWDSIWEIMPKDAAGNVARGRVMFEDTTNTFAHSQGRLVACVGLRDVVVVETPDAVLVADRRNAQQIRNIVSRLRAERGPEADNHRKVHRPWGYYDSLDSGERFQVKRIVVKPGESLSLQMHHHRAEHWVVVRGTAQVTCGEKTFLLTENQSTYIPLGTVHRLRNPGKTPLEIIEVQSGTYLGEDDIVRFDDNYGRLDKSVAVQQSTTPTDPPTQEQAQEQPQLAQQPQRQPNPRLRVGRNVKVR; this is translated from the coding sequence ATGAGCACCGAACTTGCGCCGCACGCCGCACACCAGAACAGCATTGCCTCTCACGCCGCACTCGTCGTGCAACCCGTGATCCTCGCCGGGGGCGCCGGCACGAGACTATGGCCGCTGTCGCGCGAACAGTATCCGAAGCAGCTGATCGAGCTGCTCGGTGAAGAGTCGCTGCTTGCCGCAACGGCGCGGCGGCTGGACGGCCTCGAAACGTCGTGGACCGTCTCCGATGAATTGCTGCTCGTGTGCGGCGAATCACATCGTCATATCAGCGCTTCGCAACTCGACGATTGCGGCAAGTGCGCGCGCATCGTGCTGGAGCCCTGCGCGCGCAACACGGCGCCCGCGCTGACCGCGGCGGCGCTCGTCGCAAGCGCGAAAGGCGAGGACGCGATTCTCGTCGTCATGCCCGCCGACCACGCGGTGCCCAACGCGGCCGCGTTCCAGGAAGCGGTTTCGCGCGCGGCGCATTACGCGGCCAACGGTGCGGTGGCCACCATCGGCGTGTTGCCGCGTCATGCGGAGCCGGGCTACGGCTACATTCGCGTGGGCATGTCGATCGGCGCGGACGGCGGCTACACGATCGAGCGCTTCGTGGAGAAGCCGCATCGCGAGCTGGCCGAACAATACGTGCGCTCGGGCGAATACTGGTGGAACAGCGGCATCTTCGTGGTGCGCGCTTCGGTGTGGCTCGAGGCCATCGAAACGCTGTGCCCCGACATTCACGCGGCCTGCGTAGCGGCGCATCGCAACGCGACATCGAACGGCCGCTTCGTGCAACTGCATCCCGAAGACTTCGCGCGTTGCCGCAACGACTCCATCGATTATTCGGTCATGGAACGGCTCGCGGAATGCGGCAACCTGCCGGGCGTCGTGGTGCCCATGGATGCGCCGTGGTCCGACGTGGGTTCATGGGACTCGATCTGGGAGATCATGCCCAAAGACGCGGCGGGCAACGTGGCGCGAGGCCGCGTGATGTTCGAAGACACCACCAACACGTTCGCGCACTCGCAGGGCCGCCTCGTGGCTTGCGTGGGCCTGCGCGACGTCGTAGTGGTGGAAACGCCCGATGCCGTACTGGTTGCCGACCGGCGCAACGCCCAGCAGATCCGCAACATCGTTTCGCGCCTGCGTGCGGAGCGCGGTCCCGAAGCGGACAATCACCGCAAGGTGCATCGTCCCTGGGGCTACTACGATTCGCTCGATTCGGGCGAGCGCTTTCAGGTGAAGCGCATCGTCGTGAAGCCGGGCGAAAGCCTTTCGTTGCAGATGCATCACCATCGCGCCGAACATTGGGTCGTGGTGCGCGGCACGGCACAGGTGACGTGCGGCGAGAAGACGTTCCTGCTGACCGAAAACCAGTCGACCTATATCCCGCTCGGCACCGTGCACCGCCTGCGCAATCCGGGCAAGACGCCGCTCGAAATCATCGAGGTGCAGTCGGGCACGTACCTGGGCGAAGACGACATCGTGCGTTTCGACGACAACTACGGTCGGCTCGACAAGAGCGTGGCGGTTCAGCAGTCGACGACGCCTACGGACCCGCCAACGCAGGAACAGGCACAAGAACAACCGCAGCTCGCGCAACAACCGCAGCGTCAGCCGAATCCGCGCCTTCGCGTAGGCCGCAACGTGAAGGTACGTTGA
- a CDS encoding serine hydrolase domain-containing protein — protein sequence MSDVNANAASPAPVQPVSDETHSLAMAARLDAAIDRALDEQRIVGTVVLVAHRGQRAYARAAGFADREAHVAMREDSLFRLASVTKPIVSLAAMRLVEEGRLALDDAVTKWLPDFTPRLPPGTEGTHETAPRITIHQLLTHTAGLRYGFHEPPDSPYHRFGISDGIDHVPFDLDENLRRIAQAPLVYAPGTSWRYSVAIDVLGAVLERVTHMTLPQAVEALVTGPLGMRQTTFHVPPGTPLVVPYANSSTAPVKMHDGMDVFLPPDVGYAVRFSPSRAFDAHAFPSGGGGMIGTAPELLQFFETIRTGGAPVVSAETVALMMKNHVDPSIETRGPGWGFGYGWGVIHDAALAQTPQPAGTIQWGGVYGHTWFVDPVNEFTVVAFTNTAFEGMRGQFSTDVRDAVYGAAPAVG from the coding sequence ATGTCCGACGTCAACGCGAATGCCGCTTCACCCGCCCCCGTACAACCCGTTTCCGACGAGACCCACTCTCTCGCGATGGCCGCGCGGCTCGATGCGGCCATCGACCGTGCCCTAGACGAGCAACGCATCGTCGGCACCGTGGTGCTCGTGGCGCACCGCGGCCAGCGCGCCTATGCGCGCGCCGCCGGTTTCGCGGACCGCGAGGCGCACGTCGCCATGCGCGAAGACAGCCTGTTTCGCCTCGCCTCGGTCACGAAGCCCATCGTCAGTCTTGCCGCGATGCGGCTGGTGGAAGAAGGCCGGCTGGCGCTGGACGACGCCGTCACGAAGTGGCTGCCCGACTTCACGCCGCGCCTGCCGCCGGGCACAGAGGGCACGCATGAAACCGCGCCGCGCATCACAATCCATCAGTTGCTCACGCACACCGCGGGGCTGCGCTACGGCTTTCACGAGCCGCCCGATTCGCCGTATCACCGGTTCGGCATTTCCGATGGCATCGACCACGTGCCGTTCGATCTCGACGAAAACCTGCGCCGCATCGCGCAGGCGCCGCTCGTCTACGCGCCCGGCACGTCGTGGCGTTATTCGGTGGCCATCGACGTGCTGGGCGCCGTGCTCGAACGCGTCACGCACATGACGCTGCCGCAGGCGGTGGAGGCACTCGTTACCGGGCCGCTTGGCATGCGGCAAACGACGTTTCATGTGCCGCCCGGCACACCGCTCGTGGTGCCCTACGCCAACAGTTCGACCGCGCCCGTGAAGATGCATGACGGCATGGACGTGTTCCTGCCGCCCGACGTGGGCTACGCGGTGCGCTTCTCGCCGTCGCGCGCGTTCGACGCCCACGCGTTCCCCTCGGGCGGCGGCGGCATGATCGGCACCGCGCCCGAATTGCTCCAGTTCTTCGAGACCATTCGCACGGGCGGCGCGCCCGTGGTGTCGGCGGAAACGGTGGCGCTCATGATGAAGAACCACGTGGACCCGTCCATCGAGACGCGCGGGCCCGGCTGGGGTTTCGGCTACGGCTGGGGCGTCATTCACGATGCCGCGCTCGCGCAAACGCCGCAACCGGCGGGCACGATTCAATGGGGCGGCGTGTACGGTCACACGTGGTTCGTGGACCCGGTCAACGAGTTCACGGTGGTGGCCTTCACGAATACCGCGTTCGAAGGCATGCGCGGCCAGTTCAGCACCGACGTGCGCGACGCCGTCTACGGCGCCGCGCCTGCCGTCGGCTAA
- a CDS encoding IlvD/Edd family dehydratase has translation MSKHSPTDPANHAARSGSQPGTTQGRLRSRRWFNDPSDPGMTALYLERYMNYGITREELQSGKPIIGIAQTGSDLAPCNRHHIELASRVRDGIRDAGGVPLEFPVHPIQETGKRPTAALDRNLAYLGLVEVLHGYPIDGVVLTTGCDKTTPACLMAAATVNIPAIVLSGGPMLDGWWQGKLAGSGTVIWHARKLLASGEIDYDGFMNMVASSAPSAGHCNTMGTALSMNSLAEALGMSLPGCAAIPAPHRERGWMAYETGKRIVGMVAENLRPSDIMTKGAFENAVVAAAALGASSNCPIHMVAIARHMGVDHSLDDWQRLGPEVPLLVDCQPAGRFLGEAFHRAGGVPAVMRELLTAGKLDGSVRTVTGRTLAEDLANVPAPDREVIRAYGKPLKEAAGYVVMTGNLFESAVMKISVIDPAFRKRFLSDPAHPDVFEGKAVVFEGPEDYHARIEDPALGVDEHSVLVIRNCGPVGYPGGAEVVNMQPPAALLKQGIDTLPTIGDGRQSGTSASPSILNVSPEAAVGGNLALLKTGDRIRIDLNTRKVDVLIPEAEMAARRAAWKVPALQHKTPWEEIYRSMVGQHATGACLEPATLYLNIIETRGESRHNH, from the coding sequence GTGTCGAAGCATTCGCCCACTGATCCGGCCAACCACGCTGCAAGGAGCGGCTCGCAGCCCGGGACCACACAGGGCCGGCTGCGCAGCCGCCGCTGGTTCAACGACCCCTCCGACCCCGGCATGACCGCGCTCTATCTCGAGCGCTACATGAACTACGGCATTACGCGTGAAGAGTTGCAGTCGGGCAAGCCCATCATCGGCATTGCGCAGACAGGCTCAGACCTCGCGCCGTGCAACCGTCACCACATCGAACTGGCGAGCCGCGTGCGCGACGGCATTCGCGACGCGGGCGGCGTGCCGCTCGAATTCCCGGTGCATCCCATTCAGGAAACGGGCAAGCGGCCCACCGCCGCGCTGGACCGCAATCTCGCGTATCTGGGTCTCGTGGAAGTGCTGCACGGCTATCCCATCGACGGCGTGGTGCTCACCACGGGCTGCGACAAGACCACGCCCGCGTGCCTGATGGCCGCGGCCACCGTGAACATTCCGGCCATCGTGCTGTCGGGCGGTCCCATGCTGGACGGCTGGTGGCAAGGCAAGCTCGCGGGCTCGGGCACCGTGATCTGGCACGCGCGCAAGCTGCTCGCCTCGGGCGAGATCGATTACGACGGCTTCATGAACATGGTGGCGTCGTCGGCGCCGTCGGCGGGACATTGCAACACGATGGGCACCGCGCTTTCCATGAACTCGCTGGCCGAAGCGCTCGGCATGTCGCTGCCCGGCTGCGCCGCCATTCCGGCGCCGCATCGCGAGCGCGGCTGGATGGCCTACGAAACCGGCAAGCGCATCGTGGGCATGGTGGCCGAGAACCTGCGCCCCTCGGACATCATGACGAAGGGCGCCTTCGAAAACGCCGTGGTGGCCGCGGCGGCGCTGGGCGCCTCGTCGAATTGCCCGATTCACATGGTCGCCATTGCGCGGCACATGGGCGTGGACCATTCGCTCGACGACTGGCAGCGCCTTGGCCCCGAGGTGCCGCTGCTCGTGGACTGCCAGCCCGCCGGGCGTTTTCTGGGCGAAGCGTTTCATCGCGCGGGCGGCGTGCCCGCCGTGATGCGTGAGTTGCTGACCGCAGGTAAGCTGGACGGCAGCGTGCGCACGGTGACGGGCCGCACGCTGGCCGAAGACCTGGCGAACGTGCCCGCGCCCGACCGCGAAGTGATCCGCGCCTACGGCAAGCCGCTGAAGGAAGCGGCGGGCTACGTGGTGATGACGGGCAATCTGTTCGAAAGCGCGGTGATGAAGATCAGCGTGATCGACCCGGCGTTCCGCAAACGCTTTCTCTCCGACCCGGCGCATCCCGACGTGTTCGAAGGCAAAGCCGTGGTGTTCGAAGGGCCGGAGGATTACCACGCGCGCATCGAAGACCCGGCGCTGGGCGTGGACGAACACTCGGTGCTCGTCATTCGCAACTGCGGACCGGTGGGCTACCCCGGCGGCGCGGAAGTGGTCAACATGCAGCCGCCCGCCGCGCTGCTGAAGCAGGGCATCGATACGCTGCCCACCATCGGCGACGGACGGCAGAGCGGCACGTCGGCGAGTCCGTCCATTCTCAACGTGTCACCCGAGGCCGCGGTGGGCGGCAACCTCGCGCTGCTCAAGACCGGCGACCGCATCCGCATCGACCTCAACACGCGCAAGGTGGACGTGCTGATTCCCGAAGCGGAGATGGCCGCGCGGCGCGCCGCATGGAAGGTGCCCGCGCTACAGCACAAGACGCCGTGGGAAGAGATCTATCGCAGCATGGTGGGCCAGCATGCGACCGGCGCGTGCCTGGAGCCGGCCACGCTGTATCTCAACATCATCGAAACGCGCGGCGAATCGCGGCATAACCACTAA
- a CDS encoding RNA polymerase sigma factor: MSVRDELIEHVPRLRRYSRALLHNRELADDLVQDTLERALRNSHQFQRGTDLRAWLFTIMHNVFANQMRRPAGRATHVSVDDEEHTFENELAVHTNPSSGLEVRDLDFALQRLPAEQREVVLLVGLEEMSYADVALALDIPIGTVMSRLSRGRERLRALMVGTQSSAKLKVVR; encoded by the coding sequence ATGAGTGTCCGCGACGAACTGATAGAACACGTACCGCGCCTGCGACGATATTCGCGCGCGCTGCTCCACAATCGCGAACTGGCCGACGACCTGGTGCAGGACACGCTGGAGCGCGCCTTGCGCAACAGCCATCAGTTCCAGCGCGGCACGGACTTGCGCGCGTGGCTCTTCACGATCATGCACAACGTCTTCGCGAACCAGATGCGCCGCCCGGCCGGGCGCGCCACGCATGTTTCCGTCGACGACGAAGAGCACACGTTCGAGAACGAACTCGCCGTACACACGAATCCGTCGAGCGGGCTCGAAGTGCGCGATCTCGACTTCGCCTTGCAGCGCCTGCCCGCCGAGCAGCGCGAGGTGGTGCTGCTCGTGGGGCTGGAGGAAATGAGTTACGCGGATGTCGCGCTTGCGCTCGACATTCCGATCGGTACGGTCATGTCGCGGCTCTCGCGGGGTCGGGAGCGGTTGCGCGCCTTGATGGTGGGCACGCAATCCAGCGCAAAACTGAAGGTGGTGCGATGA
- a CDS encoding phytanoyl-CoA dioxygenase family protein: MATLLTETDVRVKDGLTRLSTEQLHELKERGFVTVRAIAPPADVAIMDAVLRDLLARGVGFKEGARRDLVDPEDSLGANSLTELVRPQNYAAVLRRSAYFESAYAIARQVLGDDAEFAFDHAILKPAFHGAETPWHQDEAYQAERDSERDQIAFWMPTTLATVENGCMRYIPGSHKLGVLPHQPLGGDARVHALQCIGNFDADSAVYCPLQPGDAVIHAGRTLHSAAPNMTADVRLAYILVFAGPSRRPAAPRDHSWLKRPNETAARRRKLWLWRGGAVIELARRVARNRYYHPAFYVGRLRRLLARQSRT, encoded by the coding sequence GTGGCAACCCTGCTCACTGAAACAGACGTTCGTGTGAAAGATGGCCTCACAAGGCTCTCGACAGAACAGTTGCACGAACTCAAAGAACGCGGCTTCGTTACCGTGCGCGCAATCGCGCCCCCCGCCGACGTCGCCATCATGGACGCCGTGCTTCGCGACCTGCTCGCGCGCGGCGTGGGCTTCAAGGAAGGTGCGCGCCGCGACCTGGTGGACCCGGAAGACTCGCTGGGCGCGAACAGTCTGACGGAACTCGTGCGACCGCAGAACTACGCGGCCGTGCTGCGCCGGAGCGCCTATTTCGAATCCGCTTACGCCATTGCACGCCAGGTGCTGGGCGACGACGCGGAATTCGCGTTCGACCACGCCATTCTCAAGCCGGCCTTTCACGGAGCCGAAACGCCCTGGCATCAAGACGAGGCGTATCAGGCCGAACGCGACAGCGAACGCGACCAGATCGCGTTCTGGATGCCCACCACCCTCGCGACCGTCGAGAACGGCTGCATGCGCTACATACCGGGCTCGCACAAGCTCGGCGTGCTGCCCCATCAGCCGCTCGGCGGCGACGCGCGTGTCCACGCACTGCAATGCATCGGCAACTTCGATGCAGACAGCGCGGTGTACTGCCCGTTGCAGCCCGGCGACGCGGTGATTCACGCGGGGCGCACGCTGCATTCGGCGGCCCCCAACATGACGGCCGACGTGAGGCTCGCCTATATCCTCGTGTTCGCCGGCCCTTCGCGCCGACCCGCGGCGCCGCGCGACCACAGCTGGCTGAAGCGGCCCAACGAGACGGCCGCGCGGCGCCGCAAGCTGTGGCTCTGGCGAGGCGGCGCCGTCATCGAGCTGGCCCGCCGTGTGGCGCGCAACCGCTATTACCATCCCGCGTTTTACGTAGGACGGTTGCGGCGGCTGCTGGCACGGCAAAGCAGGACATAG
- a CDS encoding anti-sigma factor family protein, whose protein sequence is MNERQTTISEEEIHAYVDGTLAPERRDEIDQMLERQPELADRISHYFSLNNLLHERYDRVLDEPVPPHLQLPAKRRWRDAANWPQFAGFAAALLVGVGIGVFSNFGSSIMMAGRMGQTAGEAPVRDASFTPDPGQSFARQSAIAHVVYAPEVTRPVEVGADREQELVKWVSSRLGTDVRPPVLTRTGFDLMGGRLLPSADGPVAQFMYHDHNGERITLCISRRKTSTNTTAFKLYQDGPVNVFYWIDGDVGYAVSGGINRKTLLEIAHDVYAQLTPDEGGAPKAASGAH, encoded by the coding sequence ATGAACGAACGGCAAACGACGATCAGCGAAGAAGAGATCCACGCCTACGTGGACGGCACGCTCGCGCCCGAGCGTCGCGACGAGATCGACCAGATGCTGGAGCGGCAACCCGAACTCGCGGACCGCATCAGCCATTACTTCTCGCTCAACAACCTGCTGCACGAGCGCTACGACCGCGTGCTCGACGAGCCCGTGCCACCGCACCTGCAATTGCCCGCGAAGCGGCGCTGGCGCGACGCTGCCAACTGGCCGCAGTTCGCGGGTTTTGCCGCGGCGCTGCTGGTGGGCGTGGGCATCGGCGTGTTCAGCAACTTCGGCAGCAGCATCATGATGGCGGGCCGCATGGGCCAGACGGCGGGCGAGGCGCCTGTGCGCGACGCGAGCTTCACGCCGGACCCGGGGCAGTCGTTTGCGCGGCAGTCGGCCATCGCGCACGTGGTCTACGCGCCGGAGGTGACGCGCCCCGTCGAGGTGGGCGCCGACCGCGAACAGGAACTCGTGAAGTGGGTGTCCAGCCGGTTGGGCACCGACGTGCGTCCGCCCGTTCTCACGCGCACCGGCTTCGATCTGATGGGCGGGCGGCTCTTGCCCAGCGCCGACGGCCCCGTGGCGCAGTTCATGTACCACGACCACAACGGCGAGCGCATCACGCTGTGCATTTCGCGGCGCAAGACGAGCACGAACACGACGGCGTTCAAGCTCTACCAGGACGGCCCGGTGAACGTCTTCTACTGGATCGACGGGGACGTGGGCTACGCGGTGTCGGGCGGCATCAACCGCAAGACGCTGCTCGAAATCGCACACGACGTCTATGCGCAGCTCACGCCCGACGAAGGCGGCGCGCCCAAGGCGGCGAGCGGCGCCCACTGA
- a CDS encoding sigma-54 dependent transcriptional regulator codes for MNAPPRRSLVLVSRAPADGLGDVLLQHGWNVMIANSASQLRRQLARHRPTVGVFDFASGFSALEIATFRSSFIRREPGWVAVVGPGQTGSEALRHAIHSYFSRFVALPCETERIVEAVEREHSMAMLEDTPPPGDSMDGEIVGACDVMKELFRSIAKVAKSEASVLISGESGTGKELTANVIHKRSSRRNGPFVAINCGALSQQLAQSILFGYERGAFTGAWQRRLGLVEVAHGGTLFLDEIADLPLDSQAILLRFLQERKIQRLGGTEQIDVDVRVISAANVSLEEAVAEGRFRSDLYHRLCVLGIEQPPLRERGSDIALLAWHILDRYLPIDGRRQIRGFSSCAIRAMYEHPWPGNVRELINRIRRAIVMGEQRVITAADLELEDRVGELENTLVQARAAAEREAIEVALMRHGDRPHRAARELGISRATLYRLMANHGAR; via the coding sequence ATGAACGCGCCTCCCCGCCGCTCGCTGGTGCTCGTATCGCGCGCGCCCGCCGACGGACTCGGCGACGTGCTGCTTCAGCACGGCTGGAACGTGATGATCGCGAACTCCGCCAGCCAGCTACGGCGCCAACTGGCGCGCCACCGCCCCACCGTGGGCGTGTTCGATTTCGCGAGCGGCTTTTCGGCGCTCGAAATCGCCACGTTCCGCTCGTCATTCATCCGACGGGAGCCGGGCTGGGTTGCCGTAGTCGGCCCCGGGCAGACAGGGAGCGAAGCGCTGCGCCATGCCATCCACAGCTATTTCTCGCGCTTCGTCGCGCTGCCGTGCGAGACAGAGCGCATCGTGGAGGCCGTGGAGCGCGAACACAGCATGGCGATGCTGGAAGACACGCCGCCGCCCGGCGACAGCATGGACGGCGAGATCGTGGGCGCCTGCGATGTCATGAAAGAACTCTTCCGCTCCATTGCGAAAGTGGCCAAGAGCGAGGCGTCGGTGCTGATATCGGGCGAGTCGGGCACCGGCAAGGAACTCACGGCGAACGTGATCCACAAGCGTTCGTCGCGGCGCAACGGCCCTTTCGTGGCGATCAATTGCGGCGCGCTTTCGCAGCAGCTCGCGCAGTCCATTCTGTTCGGCTATGAACGCGGCGCGTTTACGGGCGCCTGGCAGCGCAGGCTCGGTCTAGTCGAAGTCGCGCATGGAGGCACGCTGTTTCTGGACGAAATCGCGGACCTGCCGCTCGACAGCCAGGCCATCCTGCTGCGCTTCCTGCAGGAGCGAAAGATTCAGCGCCTCGGCGGCACGGAGCAGATCGACGTCGACGTGCGCGTGATCTCCGCGGCCAACGTGAGCCTCGAAGAGGCCGTGGCCGAAGGGCGTTTTCGCTCGGACCTCTATCACCGCCTCTGCGTGCTCGGCATCGAACAGCCGCCGCTGCGCGAACGCGGCAGCGACATCGCGCTGCTCGCGTGGCACATACTGGACCGCTATTTGCCCATCGACGGACGGCGCCAGATACGCGGCTTTTCCTCTTGCGCGATTCGCGCGATGTACGAGCACCCGTGGCCCGGCAACGTGCGCGAGCTCATCAACCGCATCAGGAGGGCCATCGTCATGGGGGAGCAGCGTGTGATCACCGCAGCGGACCTCGAACTGGAGGACCGCGTGGGGGAGCTCGAAAATACGCTCGTGCAGGCGCGCGCCGCGGCCGAGCGCGAAGCGATCGAAGTGGCGCTCATGCGTCATGGCGACCGGCCGCATCGCGCGGCACGCGAACTGGGCATTTCGCGCGCCACGCTGTACCGGCTCATGGCGAATCACGGCGCGCGCTGA